A genomic region of Desulfovibrio sp. TomC contains the following coding sequences:
- a CDS encoding chemotaxis protein has product MAQTNILLEAGTNELEIVEFYIDEPTASSFTANAPEAAGHYRGYYGVNVAKVLEIIRLPKVTGMPEVSHPSVLGAFNLRNHIIPLVDLSVWLDKTRQDTESPKVIVTEFNNVTTSFLVSGVTRIHRMSWEAVEPPNRYVSRMSGDSITGVVKLEDRIVFLLDLEKIVADLNPNLGLRLDMSIEWNSASRYRALVADDSVLVREMLKDLLNKAGFDVTAVQNGREAWDLLAQIKGKSENEQQPLSNFVHVMVADIEMPAMDGHNLTKRIKEDPVLRELPVILFSSLITDKLRHKGEAVGADDQISKPDVSQLAMRAKALIERKISQLTAA; this is encoded by the coding sequence ATGGCCCAGACCAATATCCTCCTTGAAGCCGGTACCAACGAGCTTGAGATCGTGGAGTTTTACATCGACGAACCCACGGCCTCCTCGTTTACCGCCAATGCGCCGGAAGCGGCCGGCCACTATCGCGGCTATTATGGGGTCAACGTAGCCAAGGTCCTGGAGATCATCCGCCTGCCCAAGGTCACGGGAATGCCGGAAGTGTCCCATCCAAGCGTGCTTGGGGCCTTCAATCTGCGCAACCACATCATCCCGTTGGTGGATTTGAGCGTTTGGCTCGACAAAACGCGCCAGGATACCGAATCGCCCAAAGTCATCGTCACGGAATTTAACAACGTCACCACCTCCTTTCTGGTCTCAGGGGTCACCCGCATCCACCGCATGAGTTGGGAAGCCGTGGAGCCGCCCAACCGCTATGTCTCCAGAATGAGCGGCGACTCCATCACCGGCGTGGTCAAGCTTGAGGACCGCATTGTTTTTCTCCTGGACCTGGAAAAGATCGTGGCCGACCTCAACCCCAACCTCGGCCTGCGTCTGGATATGAGCATCGAGTGGAACTCGGCCAGCCGCTATCGGGCGCTGGTCGCCGACGATTCCGTGCTCGTGCGCGAAATGCTCAAGGACCTGCTCAACAAGGCCGGATTCGACGTCACCGCCGTGCAAAACGGCCGTGAGGCCTGGGACCTGCTGGCCCAGATCAAGGGAAAATCCGAGAACGAACAGCAGCCCCTTTCCAACTTTGTCCATGTCATGGTGGCCGATATCGAGATGCCGGCCATGGACGGCCACAACCTCACCAAGCGCATCAAGGAAGACCCGGTGCTGCGTGAGTTGCCGGTCATCCTCTTCTCGTCGCTCATTACCGACAAGCTGCGCCACAAAGGCGAGGCCGTCGGGGCCGACGACCAGATTTCCAAACCCGACGTCAGCCAGTTGGCCATGCGGGCCAAGGCGCTCATCGAACGCAAAATCAGCCAGTTGACCGCCGCCTGA
- the iorA gene encoding indolepyruvate ferredoxin oxidoreductase subunit alpha: MGKELLSAAAGETLLLLGNEAIARGALEGGVRFVTCYPGTPSSEVPDTFFRLSQGAPYYFEYSVNEKVALEVGGGAALAGLPTLVTMKHVGVNVAADPLMTLAYVSAPGGLVLLSADDPGCHSSQNEQDNRIYARLGGLPCFEPATAQECKDMARDALLLSRRIENPVLLRTTTRINHVRGPVTVGAMPTTPAEKPFAKDPARFVPLPASARVMHVRLRALLDGLVAEADASPYNVESGAGDVGFIASGVSRNYLADVLEEDGLTGTVRLLELGMTYPLPENRIADFLGSCKKVLIVEELEPVLETEIRALAQARGIAVEICGKSEHLPRLGEFSTANVRQAVRAFLGQPAAVVDTLAVPGDLPRRPPNLCAGCPHRAAYYAVREVYGDTAVYSSDIGCYTLGFLPPFRAADFLLCMGSSISTGAGFARASGKPVVAFIGDSTFFHSGITGLIDAVAYNHDILIVILDNRTTAMTGHQPNPGVDTTIFGDNPNPVDLMGLIRACGVEPVKVNPLNHKATLAALTDLSQKHGPRVLVAEYPCPIHARRVGQAKKTLPARVAGDPVACLAVRDNLACPAFAMVDGVFSINAEQCDGCMFCVQLSPEIKPGKKEAK; encoded by the coding sequence GTGGGCAAGGAGCTTTTAAGCGCGGCAGCCGGGGAAACCCTGCTGCTGCTTGGCAATGAAGCCATCGCCAGGGGCGCCCTGGAAGGCGGCGTGCGGTTTGTGACCTGCTACCCGGGAACCCCGTCTTCGGAAGTTCCGGATACGTTTTTCCGCTTAAGCCAAGGCGCGCCGTACTATTTCGAATATTCCGTCAACGAAAAGGTCGCCCTGGAAGTGGGCGGCGGCGCAGCCCTGGCCGGGCTGCCCACCCTGGTCACCATGAAGCATGTGGGCGTCAACGTGGCCGCCGACCCGCTCATGACCCTGGCCTACGTCTCGGCTCCGGGCGGGCTGGTGCTGCTCTCGGCCGACGATCCAGGCTGCCATTCCTCGCAAAACGAGCAGGACAACCGCATCTATGCCCGCCTGGGCGGCCTGCCCTGCTTCGAGCCGGCCACCGCCCAGGAATGCAAGGACATGGCCCGCGACGCCTTGCTCCTGTCCAGGCGTATTGAAAATCCCGTGCTCCTGCGCACCACCACCCGCATCAACCATGTGCGCGGCCCGGTCACGGTGGGTGCGATGCCGACCACCCCGGCCGAAAAGCCTTTTGCCAAGGACCCGGCCCGGTTCGTGCCGCTGCCGGCCTCGGCCCGGGTCATGCACGTGCGGCTGCGCGCGCTCCTGGACGGCCTTGTCGCCGAGGCCGACGCCTCGCCCTACAACGTCGAATCCGGCGCGGGCGATGTGGGCTTTATCGCCTCGGGCGTGAGCCGCAACTATCTGGCCGACGTGCTGGAAGAAGACGGCCTGACCGGCACGGTGCGCCTGCTGGAACTGGGCATGACCTATCCGTTGCCCGAAAACCGCATCGCCGATTTCTTAGGCTCCTGCAAAAAAGTGCTCATCGTCGAGGAACTCGAACCGGTACTGGAAACCGAGATCCGGGCCCTGGCCCAGGCGCGCGGCATTGCCGTGGAAATCTGCGGTAAAAGCGAGCATCTGCCCCGGCTCGGCGAGTTTTCGACCGCCAATGTCCGGCAGGCCGTGCGCGCCTTCCTCGGCCAGCCCGCCGCCGTTGTCGACACCCTGGCCGTGCCGGGCGATCTGCCCCGGCGTCCGCCCAACCTCTGCGCCGGCTGCCCCCACCGGGCCGCCTACTACGCCGTGCGCGAAGTCTACGGCGACACGGCGGTCTATTCTTCGGACATTGGCTGCTACACCCTGGGCTTTTTGCCGCCGTTTAGGGCCGCCGATTTCCTGCTGTGCATGGGCTCGTCGATTTCAACCGGCGCCGGCTTTGCCCGGGCTTCCGGAAAACCTGTCGTGGCCTTTATCGGCGATTCAACCTTTTTCCACTCCGGCATAACCGGCCTCATTGACGCCGTGGCCTACAATCACGATATTCTTATTGTGATTCTCGACAACCGCACCACGGCCATGACCGGCCATCAACCCAATCCCGGCGTCGATACCACCATCTTCGGCGACAACCCGAACCCGGTGGACCTCATGGGGCTGATCCGGGCCTGCGGCGTGGAACCGGTCAAGGTCAATCCGCTCAACCACAAAGCGACCCTGGCCGCCCTGACCGACCTGTCCCAAAAGCATGGCCCACGCGTGCTGGTGGCCGAATACCCGTGCCCCATCCATGCCCGGCGCGTGGGCCAGGCCAAGAAGACCCTGCCCGCCCGGGTGGCCGGCGATCCTGTCGCCTGCCTCGCCGTACGCGACAACCTGGCCTGCCCGGCCTTTGCCATGGTCGACGGCGTATTTTCCATCAACGCCGAACAGTGCGACGGCTGCATGTTCTGCGTCCAGCTTTCCCCGGAGATAAAGCCCGGCAAGAAGGAGGCGAAATGA
- a CDS encoding tetratricopeptide repeat protein: MTDSQTPQHGSTQKSDIPALLRLPVQYWRQSLAAAAIVLVAAGGYALYGVYQKGQTEKAEAALGEIITTKAGAERVAALEALAKTAPAGAKAGINLELAKTAQNLGDFAKAASAFEAVAQSAPAGMKTIAALGQAAALSRTGQDAKAVDVLEALSISAPKTFAMTIDRQLAVTAEAAGQWQKALAAYERMKADGNVQNASFIDARIVELRAKTGGEAKTNG; this comes from the coding sequence ATGACTGATTCCCAGACCCCGCAGCATGGCTCGACCCAGAAATCGGATATCCCCGCCCTGCTGCGTCTTCCCGTGCAGTACTGGCGGCAATCCCTGGCCGCGGCCGCCATTGTCCTGGTGGCTGCCGGCGGCTATGCCCTGTATGGCGTGTACCAGAAAGGCCAGACCGAAAAAGCCGAGGCCGCCCTTGGCGAAATCATCACCACCAAAGCCGGGGCGGAACGTGTTGCCGCCTTGGAAGCGCTCGCCAAAACGGCTCCGGCCGGGGCCAAGGCCGGCATCAACCTGGAACTGGCCAAAACCGCCCAGAACCTGGGCGATTTTGCCAAGGCCGCCAGCGCCTTTGAAGCCGTGGCCCAGTCCGCTCCGGCCGGCATGAAGACCATCGCCGCGCTGGGCCAGGCCGCCGCCCTGTCGCGCACCGGGCAGGACGCCAAGGCCGTGGATGTGCTCGAAGCCCTGTCCATCTCCGCTCCCAAGACATTTGCCATGACCATTGACCGCCAGCTGGCCGTCACCGCCGAAGCGGCCGGACAATGGCAAAAGGCCCTGGCTGCCTATGAGCGCATGAAGGCCGACGGCAATGTCCAAAACGCCAGCTTCATTGACGCGCGCATCGTCGAGTTGCGCGCCAAGACCGGCGGCGAAGCCAAGACCAACGGCTAG
- a CDS encoding indolepyruvate oxidoreductase subunit beta: MTRSRIFFTGVGGQGTLTATTLLARTALDAGFPVTSGEIHGMAQRGGVVESTLLVGGYKSAVIAPGEADVILGFELLETLRALPMLRRGGFVVGNSESLQPVGVCLGRECYPPLEQVLEIAKGFAARVVMAPCISLAEQAGTAKAANTVLLGAAAACGALPFTLEALARSIEKYLKPKLVEVNLKALALGAGAVAASQAA; this comes from the coding sequence ATGACCCGCTCCCGCATCTTTTTTACCGGCGTCGGCGGTCAGGGCACCCTGACCGCCACCACGCTTTTGGCCCGGACCGCCCTGGACGCCGGGTTCCCCGTCACCTCAGGCGAAATCCACGGCATGGCCCAGCGCGGCGGCGTGGTCGAATCCACCCTGCTGGTCGGCGGCTATAAAAGCGCCGTCATCGCCCCGGGCGAGGCCGACGTGATCCTCGGCTTTGAGTTGCTCGAAACCTTGCGGGCGCTCCCCATGCTGCGGCGCGGCGGCTTCGTCGTTGGCAACAGCGAATCCCTCCAACCGGTCGGCGTGTGCCTGGGCCGGGAATGCTACCCGCCCCTGGAGCAGGTCCTGGAGATCGCCAAGGGTTTTGCCGCCCGGGTGGTCATGGCCCCCTGCATCAGTCTGGCCGAACAGGCCGGCACGGCCAAGGCCGCCAACACCGTGCTGCTGGGCGCGGCAGCAGCCTGCGGGGCGCTGCCCTTTACGCTTGAGGCGCTGGCCCGCTCCATCGAAAAATATCTCAAGCCCAAGCTTGTCGAAGTCAACCTCAAGGCCCTGGCCCTTGGCGCCGGGGCCGTTGCAGCGAGTCAGGCGGCGTGA
- a CDS encoding tRNA dihydrouridine synthase, with translation MPHPLIAPHAPWLAPLAGFSDLPFRLLCRELGAAVAVTEMVSAKGLLYDSRNTRRLLDTCPADSPLVVQLFSSEPDCLHRAAVALAEDGFTAFDLNCGCSVRKVIKTGAGAALLDDPDWLVGCAAAMVRAVGPGRVGVKLRLGPRPPARVDLDLAPRLADAGVSWLTLHPRHASQGFAGTANHDALAAFVAASPLPVLASGDLMAAEDGRRVLAHTGAAGVMYARGALADPRIFARHAALLPETPGSSPPALPPVCDVIRRHAALCREYADDRQALLRMRTAVPRYLRDLPGCRALRDRLCRVESWDELAHIIDEAEALGATLAKAPGETL, from the coding sequence ATGCCGCACCCTCTTATCGCTCCCCACGCCCCCTGGCTGGCCCCCCTGGCCGGATTTTCCGATTTGCCGTTTCGCCTGCTGTGCCGCGAACTCGGGGCCGCCGTTGCCGTCACGGAAATGGTCAGCGCCAAGGGCCTGCTCTATGATTCGCGAAACACCCGCCGGCTGCTGGACACTTGCCCGGCCGACAGCCCGCTGGTGGTCCAGCTCTTCAGTTCGGAGCCAGACTGTCTGCACCGGGCCGCCGTTGCCCTGGCCGAGGACGGTTTCACTGCGTTCGATCTCAACTGCGGCTGCTCGGTGCGAAAGGTGATAAAAACCGGCGCCGGCGCGGCCCTGCTAGACGATCCCGACTGGCTGGTTGGCTGCGCCGCGGCCATGGTCCGAGCTGTCGGTCCGGGCCGGGTCGGCGTGAAGCTGCGCCTGGGTCCCAGGCCGCCGGCCCGGGTGGACCTGGATCTGGCCCCCAGGCTGGCCGATGCCGGGGTTTCCTGGCTGACGCTCCATCCCCGCCACGCCAGCCAGGGCTTTGCCGGCACGGCCAACCACGACGCCCTGGCCGCCTTTGTGGCGGCCTCGCCGTTGCCGGTCCTGGCCAGCGGCGACCTCATGGCTGCCGAGGATGGCCGGCGGGTCCTGGCCCACACCGGTGCGGCCGGCGTCATGTATGCCCGGGGAGCCTTGGCCGATCCGCGCATCTTCGCCCGCCACGCCGCTCTGCTGCCCGAGACTCCCGGGTCGTCGCCACCGGCCCTGCCGCCGGTGTGCGACGTCATCCGACGCCACGCCGCCTTGTGCCGGGAGTATGCCGATGACCGGCAGGCGCTGTTGCGGATGCGAACAGCCGTGCCGCGCTACCTGCGCGACCTGCCGGGATGCCGAGCCCTTCGCGACCGGCTGTGCCGGGTGGAGTCCTGGGACGAGCTGGCCCACATCATCGACGAGGCCGAGGCGCTTGGCGCGACCCTGGCCAAAGCTCCCGGAGAAACCCTATGA
- a CDS encoding sigma 54-interacting transcriptional regulator encodes MIDALTSFDGAGPAFYGALTRIVAVTGPGRAVRRGLENALAVLVEALGYRRVCLELHDLPQPGARIVLSHGRQQGLDHLYGPAPITMGQVIGSRRSLILQDVKDHPDFLGRPPDELSTLSHICVPVTVPTPDGHVEGFSPVAPSGVVGALSIDLPKAPMVFLEAHREFLAVVGGILGNASLRLRDELDTSRRTAASAPQPDEDAPAQTPPDQPVAVSKSIRLVLRQIAQAADSNDPVLFRGEEGTGKEFLARCLHSQGNRRMRPFLRLGCGEMPQEAVMEHLFGVQKGERSKATRSKRGLFELAQGGIVFLDDIEELSPAAQARVLRVIQEGTVNRLGSDTTVAVDARVVAASSASLEDAMGQGAFLEDLFYALGVFALYVPPLRDRMGDILPLAEYFLEDFSVRTGKSVRRISTPAIDLLSQYHWPGNVRELANCMERAATLCDEAVVRTYHLPPTLQTGESSGTEPSLSFGEAVAEFEQELLVEALKKARGNMYQAARDLRESYRVVNYKVKKYGIDPKRFTPGRRT; translated from the coding sequence GTGATCGACGCGCTCACGTCCTTTGACGGGGCCGGGCCGGCCTTTTATGGCGCGCTGACGCGGATTGTGGCCGTCACCGGTCCCGGCCGGGCCGTGCGCCGGGGGCTGGAAAACGCCCTGGCCGTTTTGGTGGAAGCCCTTGGCTATCGCCGGGTCTGCCTGGAACTGCACGACCTGCCCCAGCCAGGCGCCCGCATCGTCCTGTCGCACGGCCGCCAGCAGGGGCTGGACCATCTCTATGGTCCGGCCCCCATCACCATGGGCCAGGTCATCGGTTCGCGCCGTTCCCTGATCCTGCAGGACGTCAAGGATCACCCCGACTTCCTCGGCCGGCCGCCCGACGAACTCTCGACCCTGTCGCACATCTGCGTGCCGGTGACGGTGCCGACGCCTGACGGCCATGTGGAAGGTTTTTCTCCAGTGGCCCCCTCGGGCGTGGTCGGGGCGCTCAGCATCGATCTGCCCAAGGCCCCCATGGTCTTTCTGGAGGCCCATCGCGAATTTCTCGCCGTGGTCGGCGGCATTCTCGGCAACGCCTCCCTGCGCCTTCGCGACGAGCTTGACACCTCGCGCCGCACCGCTGCCAGCGCCCCGCAACCGGATGAGGATGCCCCGGCCCAGACCCCGCCGGACCAGCCCGTGGCTGTCTCCAAAAGCATCCGGCTGGTGCTGCGCCAGATCGCCCAGGCCGCGGACTCCAACGACCCGGTCCTGTTTCGGGGCGAGGAAGGCACGGGCAAGGAATTTCTGGCCCGCTGCCTGCACAGCCAGGGAAACCGCCGCATGCGCCCGTTTTTGCGCCTGGGTTGCGGCGAAATGCCCCAGGAAGCCGTGATGGAGCACCTCTTTGGCGTCCAAAAGGGCGAGCGCTCCAAGGCCACCCGCTCCAAACGCGGCTTGTTCGAGCTGGCCCAGGGCGGAATCGTCTTTCTCGACGACATCGAGGAACTGTCCCCGGCGGCCCAGGCCAGGGTATTGCGGGTCATCCAGGAAGGGACCGTCAACCGCCTGGGCAGCGACACGACCGTGGCCGTGGACGCCCGGGTGGTGGCGGCCAGCTCGGCCTCCCTGGAAGACGCCATGGGGCAGGGAGCCTTTCTCGAAGACCTGTTTTACGCTCTGGGCGTCTTTGCCCTCTATGTGCCGCCGCTGCGCGACCGCATGGGGGACATCCTGCCCCTGGCTGAATATTTCCTGGAAGACTTTTCCGTACGGACCGGCAAAAGCGTCCGCCGCATCTCCACCCCGGCCATTGATCTGTTAAGCCAGTACCACTGGCCGGGCAACGTACGGGAACTGGCCAATTGCATGGAACGCGCCGCAACGCTTTGCGACGAGGCCGTGGTGCGCACCTACCATTTGCCGCCCACCCTGCAGACCGGCGAATCCTCCGGTACGGAGCCCTCGCTTTCCTTTGGCGAGGCCGTGGCCGAATTTGAACAGGAACTGCTGGTGGAAGCGCTCAAAAAGGCCCGGGGCAACATGTATCAGGCGGCGCGGGATCTGCGCGAAAGCTACCGCGTGGTCAACTACAAGGTCAAAAAATACGGCATCGACCCCAAACGCTTTACCCCGGGGCGACGCACCTGA
- a CDS encoding OsmC family protein, which yields MMVCQGLATPLQVAFDNGTFRGVCDATPDKGGAGQGFRPHELLEAALGSCLVMIMTKYASAHGMALDQAGVTVTLDRSDPETAAYACAVTLEGDLSEEERGKILRAARACPVRRTLGCRAVVTETVSPV from the coding sequence ATGATGGTTTGCCAGGGACTTGCGACACCACTCCAGGTGGCATTCGACAATGGGACGTTTCGCGGGGTTTGCGACGCCACGCCGGACAAGGGCGGGGCCGGCCAGGGCTTTCGGCCGCATGAATTGCTGGAGGCGGCGCTCGGATCGTGTCTGGTCATGATCATGACCAAGTACGCTTCTGCTCACGGCATGGCCCTGGATCAGGCCGGGGTCACGGTGACGCTTGACCGCTCGGACCCGGAGACGGCGGCCTATGCCTGCGCCGTTACCTTGGAGGGCGACCTCAGCGAGGAAGAGCGGGGGAAGATCCTGCGGGCGGCCCGGGCCTGTCCGGTACGCCGGACTTTGGGCTGTCGGGCAGTGGTGACGGAAACGGTTTCGCCTGTGTAG
- a CDS encoding phosphoenolpyruvate carboxykinase (ATP), with amino-acid sequence MASRASHDYYRDDMTKMPPLRSIAQTLCLDKRVRKVTAAEAYELAKSQHDVTDTDLPIYPPAAKRLGLPDGATVLNNCHGRIVGRTAKARRFYTRMDPVERRKVESDLREAVFAMQQHPLIKAEAILGLDTDLMIKATIVATEDDAVNVFNWLANFTPYEELAETYAQSAKLPIPDILVVGFNHWTTADPYYHNAGGPQLALVDEDANVIFNLGMRYFGERKKGTLTLAWTSGMRLRMAACHGGIKEIDFSGCADAGAKAMGKRSIAFFGLSGTGKSSHTNSHDNGGTLPAGFTKVVLHDDAFQIDCEKKVCRVWEPTLFDKTDSRPTGHPDWRYMISTMNLGLTEADGKVLPLGQDVRNPNGRALIDRDLLGAYVNRCSFPDLMVWLMKDTCLPPVVRFADKNLAVAMGASLMTRRNLAENVSEEELKTLVFEPFANPFRVYELWKDVEAFLNVFEAGAVGYSFNSVGFWKASDRDLQKIPLQSSLTLQTSLLLERLEWVDWDLLPGAQLPKPESIEKFLPGYTALYDPSLVENRDRYLETLKDRFHQRRVYLQNSDLHNRPELLMRLVNALMVRA; translated from the coding sequence ATGGCCAGCCGCGCCAGCCACGACTACTACCGCGACGACATGACCAAAATGCCGCCGCTTCGGTCCATTGCCCAGACCCTTTGCCTGGACAAACGTGTCCGCAAGGTCACGGCTGCCGAGGCTTACGAACTGGCCAAAAGCCAGCATGACGTCACCGACACCGATCTGCCCATCTATCCGCCGGCAGCCAAGCGCCTGGGGCTGCCTGACGGAGCCACGGTGCTCAACAACTGTCACGGCCGCATTGTCGGCCGCACAGCCAAGGCCCGACGCTTCTATACCCGCATGGACCCGGTGGAGCGGCGCAAGGTCGAATCCGACCTGCGCGAGGCCGTCTTCGCCATGCAGCAACATCCGCTCATCAAGGCCGAGGCCATTCTCGGCCTGGATACCGATCTCATGATCAAGGCCACCATCGTGGCGACCGAGGACGACGCGGTCAACGTCTTCAACTGGCTGGCCAATTTCACGCCCTACGAGGAGCTGGCCGAGACGTACGCCCAAAGCGCCAAACTCCCCATTCCCGACATCCTGGTCGTGGGCTTTAACCACTGGACCACCGCCGACCCTTACTACCACAACGCCGGCGGCCCCCAGCTGGCCCTGGTCGATGAAGACGCCAACGTCATCTTCAACCTCGGGATGCGCTATTTCGGTGAACGCAAGAAAGGGACCCTGACCCTGGCCTGGACCTCCGGCATGCGCCTTCGCATGGCCGCCTGCCACGGCGGCATCAAGGAAATCGACTTTTCCGGCTGCGCCGATGCCGGGGCCAAGGCCATGGGCAAGCGGTCCATCGCCTTTTTCGGCCTCTCCGGCACGGGCAAATCCTCCCACACCAATTCCCACGACAACGGCGGCACCCTGCCGGCCGGCTTTACCAAGGTCGTGCTCCACGACGACGCCTTCCAGATCGACTGCGAAAAGAAGGTCTGCCGGGTCTGGGAACCGACCCTGTTCGACAAGACCGACTCACGCCCGACCGGCCATCCGGACTGGCGGTACATGATCTCCACCATGAACCTGGGCCTGACCGAAGCCGACGGCAAGGTGCTGCCGCTTGGCCAGGACGTGCGCAACCCCAACGGCCGGGCGCTTATTGACCGCGACCTGCTCGGGGCCTACGTCAACCGGTGTTCCTTCCCGGACCTCATGGTCTGGCTCATGAAGGACACCTGCCTGCCGCCGGTGGTGCGCTTTGCCGACAAAAATCTGGCCGTGGCCATGGGAGCATCGCTCATGACCCGGCGCAATCTGGCCGAGAATGTCAGCGAGGAAGAGCTCAAAACACTTGTCTTCGAACCCTTTGCCAACCCCTTCCGGGTGTACGAACTCTGGAAGGATGTCGAAGCCTTCTTAAACGTCTTCGAGGCCGGGGCTGTTGGCTATTCCTTCAACTCGGTCGGCTTCTGGAAGGCCTCGGACCGGGACCTGCAAAAAATCCCGCTGCAAAGCTCGCTCACATTGCAGACCTCGCTCTTGCTGGAACGGCTGGAATGGGTGGATTGGGATCTCCTGCCCGGGGCCCAGCTGCCCAAGCCGGAAAGCATCGAAAAATTCCTGCCGGGCTATACGGCGCTCTATGATCCCTCGCTGGTGGAAAACCGCGACCGCTACCTGGAAACCCTCAAGGATCGTTTCCACCAGCGTCGGGTCTACCTGCAAAATTCCGATCTGCACAACCGGCCTGAACTGCTCATGCGCCTGGTCAATGCACTCATGGTGCGGGCCTAG
- a CDS encoding ion channel gives MSLRSILGLIGLAVSLPFLGYLVYLSQAKTTSPDQIIFLAFAFSITFPTLILLSLVLFRSLVILAVSLPVYAACVIAGYARTFMAFQIICNGKATESFRDCLYFSVTQFTNTGCADCMPTPSMRLLAASEAFFGSLSMGVFVACLIVILIRMITADRLRQ, from the coding sequence ATGAGCCTGCGCTCCATTCTCGGCCTCATCGGACTGGCCGTTTCCCTGCCCTTTCTGGGCTACTTGGTCTACCTGAGCCAGGCCAAGACGACCTCGCCCGATCAGATCATCTTCCTGGCCTTTGCCTTTTCCATCACGTTTCCCACGCTCATTTTGCTGTCGCTGGTCCTGTTTCGAAGCCTCGTCATCCTGGCCGTGTCCCTGCCGGTCTACGCTGCCTGCGTCATTGCCGGTTATGCCAGGACGTTTATGGCCTTTCAGATCATCTGCAACGGCAAGGCCACCGAATCCTTCCGGGACTGCCTGTACTTCAGCGTCACCCAGTTCACCAATACCGGCTGCGCCGATTGTATGCCCACTCCGTCCATGCGCCTGCTGGCTGCCTCGGAAGCCTTTTTCGGCTCCCTGTCCATGGGCGTTTTCGTCGCCTGCCTCATTGTCATCCTGATACGCATGATCACGGCCGACAGGCTGCGCCAGTAG
- the ispH gene encoding 4-hydroxy-3-methylbut-2-enyl diphosphate reductase: protein MKLLRAETAGFCMGVDLALKKLTSLIEAPAGEVAKTIVTFGPIIHNPQVLEEFAAKGVGVVNDPADIPGHATVVIRAHGIPEPVRQAIKARGAHLVDATCPKVKKAQTLIFAQARHGKVLLLFGEEDHPEVKGLLSYATAGAYVFDSMGELEALHLPQDQTYFLAAQTTQDEQEFLRIRDYLKDRFGAELTVLSTICNATMNRQQEAMDLAAAVDFLVVVGGRDSGNTRRLAQVARSAGTPSIHVETAAELSPGMFAGYHTIGLTAGASTPKKIIDRIQQVLESY from the coding sequence ATGAAACTCCTTCGCGCCGAAACCGCCGGATTCTGCATGGGCGTGGACCTGGCTCTTAAAAAGCTCACCTCGCTCATTGAGGCGCCGGCCGGGGAAGTCGCCAAAACCATTGTCACCTTCGGTCCCATCATCCATAACCCCCAGGTGCTGGAGGAATTCGCGGCCAAGGGTGTCGGCGTGGTCAACGACCCGGCCGACATCCCCGGGCATGCCACGGTGGTCATCCGCGCCCACGGCATCCCCGAACCCGTGCGTCAGGCCATCAAGGCCCGGGGAGCGCATCTGGTCGACGCCACCTGCCCCAAGGTCAAAAAGGCCCAGACCCTTATTTTCGCCCAGGCCCGCCATGGCAAGGTGCTGCTGCTGTTTGGCGAAGAGGACCATCCCGAGGTCAAGGGCCTTTTGAGCTATGCCACAGCCGGAGCCTACGTCTTTGACTCCATGGGCGAACTGGAAGCGTTGCACCTGCCCCAGGATCAGACCTATTTCCTGGCCGCCCAGACCACCCAGGACGAGCAGGAATTTCTGCGCATCCGCGATTATCTGAAGGACCGTTTCGGGGCCGAACTGACCGTGCTCTCCACCATCTGCAACGCCACCATGAACCGGCAGCAGGAAGCCATGGATCTGGCTGCGGCTGTCGATTTTCTGGTTGTGGTCGGTGGGCGCGACTCCGGCAACACCAGACGTCTGGCCCAGGTGGCCCGGTCCGCCGGCACGCCGAGTATTCATGTGGAAACTGCCGCCGAACTCTCCCCCGGGATGTTTGCCGGGTACCACACAATCGGCTTGACAGCCGGCGCTTCAACACCGAAGAAAATAATTGACCGCATCCAGCAAGTGCTGGAATCATACTAG